In Phormidium yuhuli AB48, one genomic interval encodes:
- a CDS encoding heavy-metal-associated domain-containing protein has protein sequence MAIEVKIPDMACGACASTITEAIQKLDATAEVRANLETKLVSIETTQPDETVKSVITEAGYTVD, from the coding sequence ATGGCAATCGAAGTGAAGATTCCCGATATGGCCTGTGGGGCTTGTGCCAGTACCATTACCGAGGCGATTCAGAAGTTGGACGCGACGGCAGAAGTTCGCGCCAATTTGGAGACAAAATTGGTTTCTATTGAGACGACACAGCCGGATGAGACGGTGAAGTCGGTGATTACTGAGGCTGGGTATACGGTGGATTAG
- a CDS encoding bifunctional folylpolyglutamate synthase/dihydrofolate synthase — MLDTHLNQFARFGVHLGLERIQRLLRDLGNPQHQVPLIHVAGTNGKGSVCAYLSSILTAAGYRTGRYTSPHLTHWCERICLDGHPISEARFEALLQRVEAAIVPDEPTPTQFEVVTAAAWLYFAESAVDVAVVEVGLGGRLDATNVCDRPLVSVITSISRDHWQRLGNTLGEIAGEKAGILKANCAAVVGPLPLEAQQVVQGRIEALNCPAVWVEPAIRVGGNRVQVQGFEYELSLGGAVQYVNSAIALAVIRQLHQQGWEISDEAIRRGMLTTRWAGRLQWILYENRRVLMDGAHNVAAAQALRDYVESLQTPVTWVMGMLATKDTEGILASLLRGGDRLILLPIPGHQFMPLEELSQQAMAACPDISLEFAEEVDEALTQAALDGDRLPVLCGSLYLIGHFLQSQGKQEPMKPLI; from the coding sequence ATGCTTGATACCCATCTCAACCAATTCGCCCGCTTTGGAGTTCACCTCGGCTTAGAACGGATCCAACGACTGTTAAGGGATTTAGGAAATCCTCAGCATCAGGTTCCGCTGATTCATGTAGCGGGAACCAATGGTAAAGGTTCGGTTTGTGCCTATCTCAGTTCTATCCTGACGGCGGCGGGCTACCGAACGGGGCGTTATACGTCACCTCATTTAACCCATTGGTGTGAGCGGATTTGTCTGGATGGCCATCCCATTTCTGAGGCGCGGTTTGAGGCGTTGCTGCAACGGGTTGAGGCGGCGATTGTCCCCGATGAACCCACTCCCACTCAGTTTGAGGTGGTGACGGCGGCGGCCTGGTTGTATTTTGCTGAGTCGGCGGTGGATGTGGCGGTGGTTGAGGTGGGATTGGGGGGACGTTTGGATGCAACGAATGTCTGCGATCGCCCCCTGGTGAGTGTGATTACGTCCATTAGTCGCGACCATTGGCAACGTTTGGGTAATACGTTAGGGGAGATTGCGGGGGAAAAGGCGGGAATCCTCAAGGCGAATTGTGCGGCGGTGGTGGGGCCGTTACCGCTGGAGGCCCAACAGGTGGTACAAGGGCGAATTGAGGCCTTGAACTGTCCGGCGGTTTGGGTGGAACCGGCGATTCGGGTTGGGGGGAATCGGGTTCAGGTGCAGGGGTTTGAGTATGAGTTGTCTCTGGGGGGGGCGGTTCAATATGTCAATTCGGCGATCGCCCTGGCGGTGATTCGTCAGTTACACCAGCAAGGCTGGGAGATTTCCGATGAGGCGATTCGTCGGGGGATGTTGACGACACGCTGGGCGGGACGGTTGCAATGGATATTGTATGAGAATCGGCGGGTTTTAATGGATGGGGCCCATAATGTGGCGGCGGCCCAGGCGTTACGGGATTATGTGGAGAGTTTGCAAACGCCGGTGACGTGGGTGATGGGAATGTTGGCGACGAAGGATACTGAGGGGATTTTGGCGAGTTTGTTACGGGGGGGCGATCGCCTAATTCTTTTACCGATTCCCGGCCATCAGTTTATGCCTTTGGAGGAGTTGTCCCAGCAGGCGATGGCCGCTTGTCCTGATATCTCCCTGGAGTTCGCTGAGGAGGTGGATGAGGCGTTGACGCAGGCCGCGTTGGATGGCGATCGCCTTCCAGTCCTCTGTGGTTCTCTCTATTTGATTGGCCATTTTTTACAAAGCCAAGGAAAACAAGAACCCATGAAACCCCTGATATGA
- a CDS encoding DNA phosphorothioation system restriction enzyme, which yields MLLDLAQALPSGRPRLPSDLTLRPYQEQAIANWFAASGRGTLKMATGSGKTITALALASRLHQAIGLQVLLIICPYRHLVTQWDRECRRFDLDPILAFERVHHWQSPLIRRLTAVRSQSLPFLTIITTNATLMGDRFQWQLKYLPAKTLIIGDEVHNLGAPRLETALPRQIGLRLGLSATPERHFDDEGTDAVLSYFGNVLQPELTLGDAIQAGALVRYQYYPLFVPLTSWESEQYAKLTHRIGWALGDKNRDPDELTALLVKRSRLIGTASRKLDILRWMMRSRLNTSHTLFYCSDGCDSETNTPQIEAVVRLLGRELGFRINTYTAETSINEREQLRQQFETGELQGLVAIRCLDEGVDIPAIRTAAILASSSNPRQFVQRRGRILRPHPSKDHATLFDTIVLPPDLDRETWEVERNLLKKELKRFLEFAELADNAEEAQQQLRKLQEKFSLD from the coding sequence ATGCTGTTGGATTTAGCCCAGGCACTCCCGAGCGGACGCCCCCGACTGCCCTCAGACCTAACCTTACGCCCCTATCAGGAACAGGCGATCGCCAACTGGTTCGCCGCGAGTGGCCGGGGAACCCTGAAGATGGCCACGGGAAGCGGCAAAACCATCACCGCCCTCGCCCTCGCCAGCCGACTCCATCAAGCCATTGGCCTCCAGGTGCTGCTCATTATCTGTCCCTACCGCCATCTGGTGACGCAATGGGACCGGGAATGTCGTCGCTTCGACTTAGATCCCATTCTTGCCTTTGAACGTGTCCATCACTGGCAAAGCCCCCTCATCCGCCGCCTCACCGCCGTGCGATCGCAGAGTTTGCCCTTTCTGACGATTATCACCACCAACGCCACTTTGATGGGCGATCGCTTCCAATGGCAACTCAAATACCTCCCCGCCAAAACCCTCATCATTGGCGATGAAGTCCACAACCTGGGCGCACCCCGCCTCGAAACCGCCCTCCCCCGTCAGATCGGCCTACGGCTGGGCCTCTCCGCCACCCCAGAACGCCACTTCGACGACGAAGGAACCGACGCCGTTCTCAGCTATTTCGGCAACGTCCTCCAACCGGAACTCACCCTCGGCGATGCCATCCAAGCCGGGGCCTTAGTGCGCTATCAATACTATCCCCTGTTTGTTCCCCTCACCTCCTGGGAAAGCGAACAATATGCCAAACTCACCCATCGCATCGGCTGGGCCCTTGGAGATAAGAACCGCGATCCTGATGAACTCACCGCCTTACTGGTGAAGCGATCGCGCCTCATCGGCACCGCCAGCCGCAAACTGGATATCCTGCGCTGGATGATGCGATCGCGCCTCAACACCAGTCACACCCTCTTTTACTGTAGCGACGGCTGCGACAGCGAAACCAACACCCCACAAATCGAAGCCGTCGTGCGTCTGCTAGGGCGAGAATTGGGGTTCCGCATCAACACCTACACCGCCGAAACCTCCATCAACGAACGAGAACAACTGCGCCAGCAATTTGAAACCGGAGAACTCCAGGGATTAGTCGCCATCCGTTGTCTCGACGAAGGGGTTGATATTCCCGCCATTCGCACCGCCGCCATCCTCGCCAGCAGCAGCAACCCCCGCCAATTCGTCCAACGTCGTGGTCGTATCCTGCGCCCCCATCCCAGTAAAGACCATGCCACCCTATTTGATACCATTGTCTTACCCCCCGACCTCGATCGCGAGACCTGGGAAGTTGAACGCAACCTCTTAAAGAAAGAACTCAAACGCTTTCTTGAATTTGCCGAACTCGCGGATAACGCGGAAGAGGCCCAACAGCAACTGCGAAAACTGCAAGAGAAATTTAGCCTCGATTAA
- a CDS encoding Npun_F5560 family protein has product MVNLTESLNPQELRAEVAHLQEEVKMRDQLVQQLSQELFRLVKGSGNATPAASTQGQSEQLQLLHAQLSEVEQQVDFYQQQIAERDRELLQQRQTVQELNDRARMLEQVVQELPEIYKQKFAERLKPVQERVEMLQRENRQLHSELQSVSYRLAQQTRRQSGNLDLPSFEESRQRASLPSFGGA; this is encoded by the coding sequence TTGGTAAACCTGACAGAATCTCTCAACCCGCAAGAACTTCGGGCTGAAGTGGCGCATCTACAAGAAGAGGTGAAGATGCGCGATCAACTGGTGCAGCAACTCTCTCAAGAACTGTTCCGGCTCGTCAAAGGAAGTGGTAACGCCACCCCCGCCGCCAGCACCCAGGGCCAGAGTGAGCAATTGCAACTCCTCCATGCTCAACTCTCGGAAGTCGAGCAGCAAGTAGACTTCTATCAACAACAGATTGCTGAGCGCGATCGCGAACTGCTGCAACAGCGACAAACCGTGCAGGAACTTAACGATCGCGCTAGAATGCTAGAGCAGGTCGTGCAGGAACTTCCTGAGATTTATAAACAAAAGTTTGCAGAGCGGCTCAAACCGGTTCAAGAGCGAGTTGAGATGTTGCAGCGAGAAAATCGTCAGCTTCACTCCGAGCTACAAAGTGTTAGCTATCGCCTGGCTCAGCAGACCCGCCGCCAGTCTGGAAACCTTGACTTGCCCAGCTTTGAAGAGTCTCGGCAGCGGGCATCCTTACCCTCCTTTGGCGGCGCTTAA
- a CDS encoding c-type cytochrome: MTLITRFFLTVLLALLVVFSTGDWVKGYPRDVSEAQDGKPTATYGDAIALDAQPSPDRDLVIAYRRRYMSALSGHYRSLEEILENEAPFSEHTLTHIEALVSLAELMPDVFPPGTGMMSDDDWGAKPSIWEELDNFSQLIANFQANLEGLKLAAMESQTSVNLTDSFAEVREGCLDCHRLYRVRQP; encoded by the coding sequence ATGACTCTAATTACTCGTTTTTTCTTAACGGTTCTGCTGGCTCTGTTAGTGGTCTTTAGTACAGGGGATTGGGTGAAAGGATATCCCCGTGATGTTTCCGAGGCGCAGGACGGGAAGCCAACAGCAACCTATGGGGATGCGATCGCTCTCGACGCTCAGCCGTCACCGGATCGAGATTTAGTCATTGCCTACCGTCGCCGCTATATGAGTGCCTTGTCCGGTCATTATCGCTCTCTGGAAGAAATCCTGGAGAATGAGGCTCCTTTCTCAGAACATACCCTAACTCACATTGAGGCCCTAGTGTCCCTGGCGGAGTTGATGCCAGATGTTTTTCCTCCTGGAACGGGGATGATGTCAGACGACGACTGGGGTGCGAAGCCCTCAATTTGGGAGGAACTGGATAATTTTTCTCAACTGATTGCTAATTTTCAAGCCAATCTTGAAGGATTGAAACTGGCGGCGATGGAGTCACAAACCTCTGTCAATTTAACCGATTCGTTTGCAGAAGTCAGAGAGGGATGCTTAGACTGTCATCGCTTATATCGAGTCCGGCAACCCTAG
- a CDS encoding DUF2059 domain-containing protein, which translates to MKRTVLSLTLVNLLAPLSLGMVAVSLPSLGARPVMAQAPNQIFDDPEISPEREALIHEIIRATNEVNVMVESVRLSLEAMPGFPSQLREEYLGRFEADYVDLVTPIYAEYYSQEELEALLRFYQSDAGRAIAERAPDVARNAFSRVSVWAELNILDILQNMGN; encoded by the coding sequence ATGAAACGCACCGTTTTGTCATTGACTCTTGTGAATCTTTTAGCCCCTCTGAGTCTGGGGATGGTTGCTGTGAGCCTACCCTCCCTTGGGGCTAGGCCAGTCATGGCTCAGGCCCCTAACCAAATTTTTGACGACCCCGAGATTTCACCTGAGCGGGAGGCCTTGATTCATGAGATTATTCGCGCGACCAATGAGGTGAATGTCATGGTTGAGTCCGTGCGGCTGAGCTTAGAGGCCATGCCCGGCTTCCCTTCCCAATTGCGGGAAGAATATCTAGGCCGGTTTGAGGCTGATTATGTGGATTTGGTGACGCCGATTTATGCGGAATACTACAGTCAGGAGGAGTTGGAGGCACTGTTAAGGTTTTACCAGTCTGATGCGGGACGGGCAATTGCTGAACGGGCTCCCGATGTGGCACGCAATGCGTTTAGTCGGGTCTCAGTTTGGGCTGAACTGAATATTCTCGATATCTTGCAGAATATGGGAAATTAA
- the metE gene encoding 5-methyltetrahydropteroyltriglutamate--homocysteine S-methyltransferase, whose product MTRDTNAQTRFQTATLGYPRIGKSRELKKALEAFWRGQSNAETLIQTQHEIELSHWQTQQNAGIDRIGIGDMSLYDHVLDWSIYLGIIPERFAAFSGLERYFAMARGNEGIPALEMTKWFDTNYHYLVPEIPEHLQPADFSDFLATVRRAQDQLGDRAVPIILGPVTLLRLSRFEMNQSQAASELCDRYVQLLQELKELGVAEVQIHEPALVFGDAANFKENYQATYQSLSQIGLAIQLVTYFDDLGDNYSWVMELPVAGVSLDFTRGRNLELLQQYGFPEDKQLGAGLVDARNIWKIRPDVLQSTLDIITGVTTNLRLQPSASLQFVPYDAQRERKLPEPLLQVLSFAEQKLEELQLLATHLRQPQEAETSLEAIRGQWQAFQDFSPVNQGVQERLQRLSSQDLERPLPYEQRLQQQPVLPPFPTTTIGSFPQTSDVRKLRVKLKRGDLSQAEYEAAIDAEIAKCIQFQDEAGLDVLVHGEFERTDMVEFFGQQLSGFAFTEYAWVQSYGSRCVRPPIIYGDVARTQAMTVREFKVAQSLTDKIVKGMLTGPVTMINWSFTRTDISRREQAMQIALALRDEVADLEAAGAKMVQIDEPALREGLPLKPERWDEYLSWAVDAFRLSAAIAQPQTQIHTHMCYSEFGDIIEHIERLDADVLSIENSRSNNETLFEITDAGYKNQVGNGVYDVHSPAVPATEQMVQQLKTGVANLPVSQIWVNPDCGLKTRSWDEVIPSLKNMVEAAKVLRQEVELTQK is encoded by the coding sequence ATGACCCGTGACACAAATGCCCAAACCCGTTTTCAAACAGCGACCTTGGGATATCCCCGCATTGGGAAAAGTCGAGAATTGAAAAAGGCCTTAGAAGCCTTTTGGCGTGGTCAATCCAACGCAGAAACGCTCATCCAAACTCAACACGAGATTGAGTTGAGTCATTGGCAAACTCAACAAAACGCTGGCATTGATCGGATTGGCATCGGTGATATGAGCCTCTACGATCATGTTTTAGACTGGAGCATCTACTTAGGCATCATTCCCGAGCGGTTTGCTGCCTTTAGCGGACTGGAGCGTTACTTTGCCATGGCGCGGGGAAACGAGGGCATTCCGGCTCTGGAAATGACCAAATGGTTCGACACGAACTATCATTACCTGGTTCCAGAAATCCCTGAACACCTACAACCGGCAGACTTTAGTGATTTTCTGGCAACAGTCCGTCGCGCTCAAGACCAATTGGGCGATCGCGCGGTGCCAATTATTTTAGGTCCGGTGACCTTGCTGCGACTGAGTCGTTTCGAGATGAATCAGTCTCAGGCTGCTTCTGAACTTTGCGATCGCTATGTTCAGCTCCTTCAGGAACTCAAAGAACTGGGAGTTGCCGAAGTTCAAATCCATGAACCGGCTTTGGTCTTTGGGGATGCGGCTAACTTCAAAGAAAACTATCAAGCGACCTATCAATCTCTGAGTCAAATTGGCTTAGCCATTCAACTGGTCACCTACTTTGATGATTTGGGTGACAACTACTCCTGGGTGATGGAGCTGCCGGTCGCTGGTGTGAGTTTAGACTTCACCCGTGGGCGCAACCTAGAGTTATTACAACAGTATGGGTTCCCCGAGGATAAACAGTTAGGGGCCGGACTGGTGGATGCACGCAATATCTGGAAAATTCGCCCCGATGTGCTCCAGTCAACCCTAGATATCATCACCGGTGTCACCACCAACCTACGACTTCAGCCCTCAGCTTCTCTACAATTTGTTCCCTACGATGCCCAGCGGGAACGCAAACTCCCGGAACCGTTACTTCAGGTTTTGAGCTTTGCGGAACAAAAGCTGGAGGAACTGCAACTGCTGGCCACTCATTTGAGGCAACCTCAAGAGGCTGAAACCTCCTTGGAGGCGATTCGCGGTCAATGGCAAGCCTTCCAAGACTTTAGCCCAGTCAATCAAGGGGTGCAAGAGCGGTTGCAACGCCTCAGTTCTCAGGATTTAGAGCGTCCTTTGCCCTATGAACAACGTCTGCAACAACAACCCGTTCTACCCCCCTTCCCCACAACAACGATTGGTTCATTTCCCCAAACGTCAGATGTGCGAAAACTGCGGGTAAAACTCAAACGGGGTGACCTTAGCCAAGCCGAATATGAAGCGGCGATTGATGCGGAAATTGCCAAGTGCATTCAATTCCAAGACGAGGCCGGACTCGATGTCTTGGTCCATGGGGAATTTGAGCGCACCGACATGGTTGAATTTTTTGGCCAGCAGCTATCCGGCTTTGCCTTTACCGAATATGCTTGGGTGCAAAGTTACGGCAGCCGCTGCGTTCGTCCGCCGATTATTTATGGAGATGTCGCCCGGACTCAAGCGATGACAGTTCGGGAGTTCAAGGTGGCTCAATCTCTCACGGACAAAATTGTCAAAGGAATGCTGACGGGTCCGGTGACGATGATTAACTGGTCCTTTACTCGCACGGATATTTCCCGACGTGAACAAGCGATGCAGATTGCTTTGGCTTTGCGGGATGAAGTGGCTGACTTGGAAGCGGCTGGGGCGAAGATGGTGCAAATTGATGAGCCGGCCTTGCGGGAAGGGTTGCCCCTGAAGCCTGAACGCTGGGATGAGTATCTATCTTGGGCCGTGGATGCGTTCCGTTTATCTGCCGCCATTGCTCAACCTCAGACCCAAATTCACACTCATATGTGTTACTCGGAATTTGGGGACATTATTGAGCATATCGAGCGTTTGGATGCTGATGTGTTGTCGATTGAGAACAGCCGCAGTAATAATGAAACGCTGTTTGAGATTACGGATGCGGGCTATAAAAATCAAGTGGGCAATGGGGTTTATGATGTCCATAGTCCAGCGGTTCCTGCCACGGAACAGATGGTGCAGCAACTCAAGACTGGTGTGGCTAATTTGCCCGTGTCACAGATTTGGGTCAATCCTGATTGTGGATTGAAAACGCGCAGTTGGGATGAGGTGATTCCGTCTCTCAAAAATATGGTCGAAGCGGCAAAAGTGTTGCGTCAGGAGGTTGAGTTGACTCAGAAATAA
- a CDS encoding cupin domain-containing protein, translating to MKHHSLTQIPSEGVSHNPNIRKQVMLRKGDLPHLTNFSQARFAPGQVAPGHSHDNMSEVFFVESGSGTITIDGQAYPLEPGTCVAVDIGEVHEIANTGEEELVLTYFGLQVNP from the coding sequence ATGAAACACCACTCCCTAACCCAGATTCCCTCAGAAGGGGTATCCCACAATCCCAACATTCGCAAACAAGTCATGTTGCGTAAGGGGGACTTGCCCCATTTAACCAACTTTTCCCAGGCCCGATTTGCCCCCGGACAAGTGGCCCCCGGTCATTCCCACGACAACATGAGTGAAGTCTTCTTCGTCGAATCCGGTTCAGGAACCATCACCATCGACGGACAAGCCTATCCCCTCGAACCCGGAACCTGTGTCGCCGTCGATATCGGGGAAGTCCACGAAATCGCCAACACCGGAGAGGAGGAACTGGTGTTGACCTACTTTGGTTTGCAAGTCAACCCCTGA
- a CDS encoding GNAT family N-acetyltransferase, which yields MTESWHYDILSDSEDGKRLNEILSQCFLIPLENCASYIELVGQENYRLVRRDNEIAGGLIKIPTGHWLGGKLVETMGVSAVGIAPEYRGTGAASTLLGTLLRELYQEKIPLSSLYPATPPLYRKLGYEQAISRCLWEIPIASLKPQKPQLACVPVENQTEAIAPLYEQFASRHNGAVQRRQFLWHLIWHSFMPLDSPVYTYLFGDRSAPEGYIIFRQKQGFQEGLMEIRDRVLLTPAAIQSFWAFLHSHRSQMTSASWHGPQLDATMLTLPLDTLVPREQMMLSWRIVHLESALQQRGYPRLSGELHLEVEDEILPGNCDRLILSLDEGKPQVTRGGRGELRLHISHLAPLYSGLWSASQLHHLGYIEGTPEAIALANVIFAGDLPGLSDFF from the coding sequence ATGACTGAATCTTGGCATTACGACATTTTATCCGACTCTGAGGACGGGAAGCGGCTCAATGAGATTTTGAGTCAATGTTTTCTGATTCCTCTGGAGAATTGCGCCTCCTATATCGAGTTGGTGGGCCAGGAGAACTATCGGCTTGTGCGTCGGGATAACGAGATTGCCGGAGGCTTAATCAAAATCCCTACAGGCCATTGGTTGGGGGGAAAGTTAGTAGAGACGATGGGGGTGTCGGCGGTGGGAATTGCCCCGGAATATCGGGGAACTGGGGCCGCTAGCACCCTATTGGGGACCCTGCTGCGGGAACTCTATCAAGAGAAAATTCCCCTGTCGAGTCTCTATCCGGCGACGCCCCCCCTCTATCGTAAGTTGGGCTATGAACAGGCAATCAGCCGCTGTCTTTGGGAAATCCCGATCGCCAGCTTGAAACCCCAGAAGCCTCAACTGGCCTGTGTTCCTGTTGAAAACCAGACCGAGGCGATCGCCCCCCTCTATGAACAGTTCGCCTCTCGTCACAATGGCGCCGTGCAACGTCGTCAGTTCCTGTGGCATCTCATTTGGCACAGCTTTATGCCCCTCGATAGCCCAGTCTATACCTATCTCTTTGGCGATCGCAGTGCCCCAGAAGGCTATATTATCTTCCGCCAAAAGCAGGGGTTCCAGGAGGGTTTAATGGAGATTCGCGATCGCGTCCTCCTCACCCCAGCCGCCATTCAGAGTTTTTGGGCCTTCCTCCATAGCCATCGCTCTCAAATGACCTCAGCCTCTTGGCATGGACCACAGCTTGATGCCACGATGTTAACCCTTCCCCTAGATACCCTAGTTCCCAGGGAGCAGATGATGCTCTCCTGGCGTATTGTCCATTTGGAAAGCGCCCTACAGCAACGGGGTTATCCTCGCCTATCGGGGGAACTGCATCTGGAGGTTGAGGATGAGATTTTGCCCGGAAATTGCGATCGCCTCATCCTCTCCCTCGACGAGGGTAAACCTCAAGTAACACGGGGTGGACGGGGAGAATTGCGCTTGCACATTAGCCATCTTGCCCCCCTCTACAGTGGCTTGTGGAGTGCCTCGCAGTTGCACCATTTGGGCTATATTGAAGGCACACCTGAGGCGATCGCCCTAGCCAATGTCATCTTTGCCGGCGATCTTCCAGGACTGTCAGACTTTTTCTAA
- a CDS encoding DedA family protein has translation MSEAISLEAVEEIARQYGYWAVFWGISLENAGVPLPGETLTLVGGFLAGEGELDYWIVLLCATGGAILGDNVGYWIGRWGGFPLMVRIGRLLRISEEQLYGLRHQFTNNAAKAVFLGRFVALLRIFAGPLAGISEMPYGKFFLCNASGAAVWASVMVSLSFFVGRLVPLEKLVSGVATFSVGALLLLVLAIAVPRLLELRNPLKMEEK, from the coding sequence ATGTCTGAGGCAATCTCGTTAGAAGCGGTGGAAGAAATCGCTCGTCAATACGGCTACTGGGCAGTTTTTTGGGGAATCTCCCTGGAAAATGCGGGGGTTCCCCTTCCCGGAGAAACCTTAACCCTGGTGGGAGGGTTCTTAGCTGGAGAGGGGGAACTGGACTATTGGATCGTCCTCCTCTGCGCCACCGGGGGGGCAATTTTGGGAGATAACGTTGGCTATTGGATTGGCCGCTGGGGAGGGTTCCCCCTCATGGTACGGATTGGCCGGCTATTGCGGATTTCTGAGGAGCAACTTTACGGACTGCGACATCAATTCACGAACAATGCCGCCAAAGCCGTGTTCCTTGGGCGTTTCGTGGCCCTGCTGCGGATTTTTGCCGGGCCCCTAGCGGGCATTTCCGAGATGCCCTATGGTAAGTTCTTTCTCTGTAATGCATCTGGGGCCGCTGTTTGGGCCTCGGTGATGGTGAGTCTTTCCTTTTTCGTCGGGCGTTTGGTTCCCTTGGAAAAACTCGTCTCTGGGGTCGCCACCTTTAGTGTGGGGGCCTTGCTGTTACTGGTGTTGGCCATTGCTGTCCCCCGTCTTTTGGAACTGCGAAACCCCCTGAAGATGGAGGAAAAATGA
- a CDS encoding fructosamine kinase family protein, translated as MWEQIAAEISQATGEPFNISQNRSVGGGCINQSSTLSDGERTFFIKLNQASTLDMFIAEAVGVKEMWETHTIRVPKPICWGTAGNSAYLVMEYLDLQGRGGGSGVWQEMGRKLAQMHRTGTRDRFGWDRSNTIGATPQMNPWTEDWAEFFAEHRIGFQLRLAARKGMRFTGADELVETIPQLLAGHTPIASIVHGDLWGGNASVTAEGEPVIFDPATYYGDREVDIAMTELFGGFPAAFYQGYNQEWPLDDGYDRRKTLYNLYHIINHYNLFGGGYGSQAQSMIRTLLR; from the coding sequence ATGTGGGAGCAAATCGCCGCCGAGATTAGCCAGGCCACCGGAGAACCCTTTAACATCTCCCAGAACCGTTCCGTCGGGGGAGGCTGCATCAATCAAAGCAGTACCCTATCTGACGGAGAGCGCACCTTTTTTATCAAACTCAACCAAGCCTCCACCCTAGACATGTTCATCGCCGAGGCTGTGGGAGTTAAGGAGATGTGGGAAACCCACACCATCCGCGTTCCCAAACCCATTTGTTGGGGAACCGCTGGCAACTCCGCCTATCTGGTGATGGAATATCTGGACTTACAGGGCCGGGGGGGCGGTTCTGGAGTTTGGCAGGAGATGGGGCGCAAACTGGCGCAAATGCACCGTACCGGAACCCGCGATCGCTTCGGCTGGGACCGTAGCAACACCATCGGGGCCACCCCTCAGATGAATCCCTGGACTGAGGATTGGGCCGAGTTCTTCGCCGAACATCGCATCGGCTTTCAACTGCGTCTGGCGGCCCGCAAGGGAATGCGTTTTACGGGGGCGGATGAGTTAGTCGAGACGATTCCCCAACTCTTAGCCGGCCATACTCCCATTGCCTCCATTGTCCATGGCGACCTCTGGGGGGGCAACGCCTCCGTCACCGCCGAGGGAGAACCCGTAATTTTCGACCCCGCCACCTATTACGGCGATCGCGAGGTAGACATCGCCATGACCGAACTATTTGGCGGTTTCCCCGCTGCCTTCTACCAGGGATACAACCAGGAATGGCCCCTCGATGACGGCTACGATCGCCGCAAAACCCTCTACAATCTCTATCACATCATCAACCACTACAACCTCTTCGGCGGCGGCTACGGCAGTCAGGCCCAAAGCATGATTCGGACGTTGTTGAGATAG
- the hisI gene encoding phosphoribosyl-AMP cyclohydrolase, whose translation MTLKSINQDRLWIEQLKFDARGLIPAIAQDHKDGAVLMMAWMNRESIERTLDSGEAHYWSRSRQELWHKGATSGHIQKVKSIAYDCDGDTILLKIDQVGDVACHTGARSCFFNQVRAR comes from the coding sequence ATGACCCTCAAGAGCATCAATCAAGATCGATTGTGGATCGAACAGCTTAAATTCGACGCTCGCGGCTTAATCCCCGCCATCGCTCAAGATCACAAAGATGGTGCCGTCTTAATGATGGCCTGGATGAATCGAGAATCCATCGAACGCACCCTCGACAGTGGTGAAGCCCATTACTGGAGTCGCTCCCGCCAGGAATTATGGCACAAAGGCGCCACCTCCGGTCATATCCAAAAAGTCAAATCCATCGCCTACGACTGCGACGGCGACACCATCCTCCTCAAAATTGACCAAGTGGGGGATGTCGCCTGTCATACGGGAGCCAGAAGTTGTTTCTTTAATCAAGTTAGGGCGAGGTAA